In Syngnathus scovelli strain Florida chromosome 16, RoL_Ssco_1.2, whole genome shotgun sequence, the genomic stretch CGAGATTTCTACACCAACATACTGGAGCTGGATTTCTTCTGAAGGCCTGGTTAGCTGTTGTGGAGGTGGTGGAGGACTAGTTACGCAGGTGGTAAAGGCCCAGTTAGCTGTATCCCTGATGGTAGATGCCCGGTTAGCTTTAGCCTAAGTGTCAGAGATCCAGTTAGCTGTAGTCCAGGTGATGAAGGACCAGTTAGCTAGTATAGCCTTATTTTTTGCTAATTTCATTTACTACCTTTTGGTGGATACCCTGGACCTTGATGTGGTAACCAAAATACTACAAATAGCTATAGTGTATCATTCTTATTTCATgtatacttttttatttttttcccatatgTGGTGTCAGTACAGACTTGCAGTACCTTTCCTCGTTTGACGTCTGCAGACGAATAGACTGGTTATTAATCCATCCATCACAAAATTGTCAGTTAACTCATAGTCTTGGCCTACGATATACTGCAGTTAAGAGCACGGAAGGCAGGATGAGCAATGAGTACTCAGTGATTGTACACTCAGAGTATGATGTGCTGTGTCAGAGTGCCTCCAAGTGGCTGGACAAGAGGTTGTGGGAGAATGAAAGTATTGtgcctcttttttttaagaGTTATTGTTTTCAAAATAATTCCTTATGTTGTGATGTAAATTCATTCATAAATTGTGATTTCTTCCAAAGACTGTATTCCAAATGCTCAAATATGGTTGTTTGATTTGACATGTCCagttaatttattttacttACCATATGTTACATTTATACTTTTTATTTAATACAAAATGTCCGTCACCAAATAAATGTGCTCATAATAAACTTGTTGGCCGTTACAACCTGTGATGTGATATGTTctgttgtattattttttttttacattcctaCATTTGTTttatggacttggagaaggtgttCGATCATGTTCCTCAAGGAGTTTCGTCAGGGTCTTGATAACCAATGTCAGAATTGGGTCCATGTTATTTTGCTGTCTACAAACCACAGAAGAGAAAATAAACCATAGAAATGTTCAAATAATACTGTTCTTGTGGAGTTACATTGAAAATAAAGTTGGATTAAAGTACCGGTCACCAGTACAGTCTTGGTCTCGGGAAAAACACTCCTAAGAAGTGGAGAATGCAATGGCAAAGAAACAGAAGATATTGCAATGTAAAAGAAAAGGCGGGGAAGAGGCTGTTTGCAAGAGACAATTTGATTCAATTTTCCGCTCAATAAAATGCAACCATCAGCTCTGCATGTACACatgcgcacagacacacacacacacgtacacactgaCAGGGAAAGAGAGGAAGTCTGTCTCTAGAGTGGGGTTTTAATTGAAGTAGGTTACGGTGGTCTCTTGATGAAATTGAAAAAATTAATCAGCTGTAAAATGATGCCTTTTCTTCCTTCTGGCCTTCCTGCTATCTCTCGCTTTCCCTTGGTCTATATCAGTCTCATATGAGATGtgcgtgtttgttttgttttgttttttatcatgTTTGTAGAACTTGTGTAAGTGATCATATAaatgaagaacaaaacaacaaaagtgcTAATATTAACAGAACTCAAGTTATACTAAAATAATATCAAGGGTTAAATActtaatattataatataaatCTTATATTGTACTGTATTATAGTATTAAACTACACTAATATGTTTGATCAGCAACTTTGCTTATGGTTTTTGTATATTTGAAAATATAATACCGATTTCACACATCTAGAAGAATATATTGTCGTTactgattttaaatttaggttcATAAATGGATGCGTTTGTATTCTTACCAGTACCTAGGTATGTTGTTTATACTACAGTAAGTTTCCCCAACCAAATGTGCTATTTTATAGTATGATGTTTGTGTTCAAACTGTCTCTCAAGGAAACAGGAATATCCTTTAAACTGCCCCACCTCTCCCTGTGGTCACATCAAAATTCAGAGTTGAGTGGAAAGGTCATTTCCTTAACAATAATTCTCCTTCTACTCATAGAGCAATATTTTTCATTCTATAAGAAACTCCCTGTGGTATACACATTTGGGGATATTAATGATTTCTTAAAAAGCTAGTATACTTGACGAAGTACAATACATATGAAATTAATCATTTATgagtaaatattgtttttatccATCATTGTCTTTCTTCTCGCATACATCTAGACAAGCAAGGGCCGGATATAGAAAAACAGATAGGGCAGCATTCAGATGAAATCATATCAACACCAGCAAATGAGAACAGGAAGAAAAGCAGAAAGGAAACACAAAATGACAAGAGCGAGGGATTGGGAGAAAAGCGAGAACGGAGATGAGCTCAACTGTGTCTTCATCTCATTTTCAATCTCAAGCCAATTAATTGTTCTGAATTAATCTCGCAGTAGGCCTTGCACGTGCACACATACCCAAACACTTTAAAGcttaacataaacacaaatgcacgtacacacactttTGCTATTGGAAACACAAAGACACCCGTGTGAATgagcaggcacacacacacacacaaaccccgCTGTGAACAAAGTGGCAGACTGCACAGTTGGACATGAAATACTGTCCAATAGCATCATCCATCTGCTTTTTTTGCCCCTCCTTTTCTCATTCACTCTCCATCATCTATCCCTCTATCATAATACTGTCATCTTTTCCTCCCTTGTCCTCTTATTACTGTTcccttcattcgttcattcttgCCCCCCACACACCAACTCTCCAATTTTGTTCCCACTTTTTTTCCTGTCCttcatacaaataaatacatctcCAGGAAAGTGAGAATCTTATAATTAAGATCAAATAATACTGTGATATTGTatcatgtgttttatttttgtagtatggataagacaaaaatattcccaatttcattgtatacctgttgtacaatgacaataaaggcattATATTCTATTCTGTAACATAGAGTTTGTACAGTGGGTATATACACTGTAATATAGTATATACATTTAATTTGATGATGTACATCATTGCACTACTAAGATTTTGCCCTCTTCTCCTCAAAAATAATAGAATAATATATGTTAGTTGAACATTTTAATCATGTGCAACTGATGTACATGTTAAATCAGTGTGATTTAATGTATTAGTATTTTATAGTATCTATAACTGTGTCCTAAATTCTACATcctgaaaaaaatgtaattccaAATTTATTCATGTGCTCTAGTAAACATTTTCACAGcaggtttatttcttttttgaagaccataggcttaaaattaaaagaaattaataaaaacagaaacacttttaattttatttgtatACTTATGTGAAATACCATAGGTAATTTtagttttactttattttttttattataatagcTGCAATTCTTGATGTTTGTTTGACAAAGACATTCaatagaaaaaaatgacttattTAATTATTGTCCCATCATAGCAAGACTGACAGTATAACACACATATTTAACCAAAATTAAAGAAGCAATCTCTCTTCCAAATGTAAGAAGGCAAACTCTTAAAATAGACTGATTGATATACGTACCTGAAAACAAAATTCAGGAAGGATCTATATTCCCAAACTGCTTTTGCTTTTATTATACCATTTGCATTCACAGGCTCTCTCCTCAATTTTTATCCAGATTAATCCAGCACGAtttttataaaatgaaaaatgatacAAAAATGTATAAAGCGTCAGACACCAGTACGTAATGTGGCGACAGTTGCTCATGTGAAAGTTCCATTTTTGTGCACTCTTCTGATGCCACCTGCTGGTCAAAAGTCTACCGACATTACCTTCCATCTTTAATATTGTACATTTTTTTGAAAATACAGTATGTCTATAATAACTCTAAACAAACAATATATTTTTCTGGCATTGGATTTTATGTTAAAAGTAACTCAGCTTTGCTGatttcaaaatgtaaaaaaataactatTGATATCAGAACAAGCTTGGACTCTTAGTTTTCTAGCATGGACAATGCAAAAATGTGCATAAAACAAGTTATCATTTTATACGCTAATTTACCTTTATATCAGAATAAGACTTACGACGGGCAATTTGAAgtactcaatcagcctaccatgcatgtttttagggATGTGAGACGTAACCCCAGTACCCGCagtaaacccacgcaggcacgggaagaacatgcaaactccacactgggcgggccggaggtggaatcaaacccgcaccctctgaaacCATGAAGCGGACGTCCTACACTAACATTAAACTTTCATATAAAAGTCTGCATAAAAGCAAACTTAAGTGTACTTACTATTGGCCATGCTCGATTGCAGAGCCTTTTTTTACCTTGTTAGTAAGGCACATGGTTCATTATCTGTATGTCCAGATAAAAGTGCACTTTTTGCACTTCTAAGTTCATGCCACACGAGGGGTTGCGCTAACCAACGTGCATCCTCCAAAGGACAGTGACCTGGCCTTCACCTCACCTCCGCTTAGGGATAATAACCCAGTCTTCAACCCTGTCCTTTGACCTCAGCTGGGTTCAACCTGAGGTCAtccctctcacacacacagttcAAGACAGGGTCACTGGGAAGCAATTTAGATGCCATGTGTTCCTCTGACGCTTTTTATCCATCCCACATCAAAAAGCTACAAAACGACAAAACCTGATTGCACTATGCTGGACTAGATTTGAGGGTGGTTGTACAGTTTTATGTAAATTTTCACATTCGGGGTCAAAGTTGCCAATATTATAGACAATTTGTCAGTATTAAGAAACAATCGATTATTTACCACATGAACGTAAAAGCAAATACCTCTAGGTATGATGTGGacaaaagcacaaaagaaaacaataaaaacaaaattgcatcgACTTACCTTTTATTTCAGGTGTGCAGTATCTTTGAGCTACATGGTATTTGAATATTGTCAAAGAGTTAATAAATTTGCCCTGTGCTTGTTTTGGATGACGCATGCATGGAGAAAAGGCAACTGCAAGATGGCGGATTTCTTGACGTATGATTGAGCCGTAAAGGAGTAAGCTAGTTGGTCTAGAACGCTTCGCACGACCATAAGCCTTTGCGTCGTACGGCACTTCCGGTATTGCTGTTGGCGGGTAGACGGGGTTTGCAAGCCGTGCTGCAGAGTGCTGAAGCTATTGTATTATTTAGCACAAAGCTTTTTGGATGGACAAAGAACCCGAACACTAGTAAATCCTTGAGTAGCTTGTTGGTCACAACAACTGGAGATCGGTCTGTTATTCACTTAAAACAGACCCGAAATCACTAGTTGGTTAATTGACCCTTGCGAGAAGCTAATTCAAGAAGTTTTCATCGTAACGGTAAGCATTTCGGGGGAGTAACACGCCATCGCCATGTTGTACTCGGTTGCAGAGCCCGGCCGGCTAGTATTtattatgtttgttttgttttgtttgtttttggcgGGGTGTGGCATTTGGATAAAAGTATGTTTGGCAAGAACGATCCCATTTGCCAACGCATACTGGTGTTTGGTTTCATACCCAAAATCTGCAACTTTGGTGTTTGAGCATGTCAAGATTAAAAACGCCGGACCCCTATTCTTCCCTAGTGAATGCAGTTTGTGTAGTGTGCTAGTTGGATTGGAATGCTATTAATTTGATGTGATTTAAATGACactaacataaaaaataaattaattaaaaaatgaatTAAGTACTTATATACTTGCCTGCAGATATTAAAATGATGGCTGTTTTTAACGCGTTATTTCGAATATTCCGTTGCAAATTAATGCGCTAATAATTAAGTAAGAATTTTTGAGCGTCAAGTCAATGCGTAAACTTTGCAAATTTGGCACGTTGAGCTACCCGTAGGCTGCAGTGGCTAGTCATTTCCTTTTTGCGCTTCGTTACTCCGCTCCCCCCCGCGTCTCACGTTTACATTTGCACAATTTAAAGCAAGGATGGTTTATTTTTATCCCAGTTTGCGGATTCAAAATCCAGCAATCTCCTGCATTAGTTGCACGTCTGCTTCATACAGCCTGTTGCCACACCAAATGTTTCTTTGAATGTGTCTTTTTTCCTTAGAAGACACTTTGTTTACTATGTACTGTAGTAGCAACGATTTCATTTGATACACTTTCAATTTAAAACATAATTTCccattcaaattgttttttgttaaATCCCTAATAATTATATCACATATACTGGTGTGTTATGGTTACTTTGATTTTGTATGTGAAAAAACACAATACACTTTTAATATTGTCTCTTCAAATTTGTCTGGACCCATCATAGACTTTTTCATTTCACGTCAAGCTGGCGACTGTAGCAGTAAAGAAGGCCAAtatggaggaagagaaggagcaggagcagcagcagccgccgcccGTAGTGCCTGAAACGCCAACAGCAACCACAGAAGCGATAGCAGCaccagaggaggaagaggaggaagaatatGTGGTTGAGAAGGTTTTGGACCGTAGAGTGATGAAGGGCAAAGTGGAGTTTCTACTGAAATGGAAGGGTTTCTCAAAGTGAGTCTGTTATCATCTTTTAAGTAAGCAAAAAAATGTGGAAATGTCTTTAAAGAAGAAACAAGTTGAAATGTATTGACTGGATTGTTACTAATCCTATTTGTTTGtaaataatttgttttgctttctgCACTTGTACCTGTTTAGTGAAGACAATACATGGGAACCAGAGGACAATTTGGACTGTCCAGACCTTATCGCAGAATTCATGCGGAAGTACAAagagaaggaggaaaaaaagaaggatGGCAAAAGAAAAGTCACCGGTGAGGCCGTCGGAGGTCCAGAAGACAAAGGGAGcaaaaagaagaaggaggaggtaaTTGGGAAGATAGTAAGGGTGGAATTGCCTACTGTATCTTCTAGTTCACAGCTTTTGTGAGAAACGGCAGTTCAAAAGAGGATTCTTTAGCATAATATGGCTCTTTTAATATTTCATCCTCGTGTCTAGGGTGAGAAAGTCAGAGGTTTTGGGAGAGGTCTGCAGCCAGAAAGAATTATTGGTGCGACAGACTCAAGTGGCGAGCTGATGTTTCTGATGAAATGGTGAGTCCTctttcatttaaaataaaaaatacacaaatgtcCAATCCTCTAGAAACATTGAGATGATGAGACTACGATTCTCAGGGAGGGTCATTTTACATGATCCTGATGTTTTATATTTATGTTCCCCTTACTTGTCATTACAGGAAGAACTCCGATGAAGCTGACCTTGTCCCGGCCAAAGAAGCCAACATCACTTGCCCGCAGGTGGTCATCTCTTTCTATGAGGAGCGTCTCACATGGCACTCTTATCCTGCAGAGGAAGAGgacaagaaggaggaggagaaaaaagacTAGATAAGTGGATGTATATGCAAGAGAGAAAATGAGGAGGTGCAGGGTTGTAATTAAAAGTACAGTACATACACATGTAATAGCTTAGTTTACTGCAATGGACCCAAGTGCAAAAACTCCAAGGAGTGGGGTGTTAATTGCCACCATTAAatgtttttcctgtgttgtgatACATACATCAATTTATTAAAATACTCCAACTTGCATTATgattaataatatttttaaacatatgTCATCCAATAAATGATGTTCCGCTTTCTTGACATGGGTTGAGTGTAGGGCAAATTTGGTTTTGCAGTGAAACAATCAAAATCTTACATAGTGTGCGCAAAGCTATCAATTCATCTTGACTGAGTTGTGGCAAGTAAGTTGGGCTCTTTATgaaatgtttaaataatgatggcTGCAAAAGTCAATTCAAGCTTTTTCACAACATAAATTACACTTGTCACAGTACCACCAACTACTTTGTCCTCTTTTTGTACTTACAACGGTCATTTATGTAAGGCTTGTGACCTATGCCGCAAAGTGACTGAATTATTTGCTGTCATGATTTCTAATGTGGGAACTCAACTAAGCTTTACTGTACTGATTTTTCACCCAATAAGGTGCTGTAATGTTATCATATTTGTTGGGATAATGTGAAGTTAGTCTTGTTGATGTCAAAACTTATGCAACAATTTTGTTGTTGAACCTCAAAAGGCCAAGTTTTTAAATCGATTCACAATTTTGAATAAATGATGCAATACTTCCCAGTTTTATTTGCAAAGTCTGAAACACTGATATTCGATATGCACAGCTAAACCAAAATATAAGTACAATTACTGGTTGTAACAAAAGGGCACTTTGGAGTTCAGATTCATAATTCAATAGAACTGcagggtttttgtttttttttcccgcctgGTCTTGGAATCAAAATTTTGTCAGCCTCACTCACGCTTTAATCTCCTCATTCTATTACTGATGAGATATTCTGATGTAATTATGGTATAGATTTAATTTTTGGGAAGAATGATGGTATTTGGTCAGAAAATGGTTATTACATCTATTTCAGTTAGTCTACCCGAAAGGTTGTTTGTTGATGAGACTTGAGTTTGCCATCAAATACAAAATGATAAATTACTGACATGAATAATAAACTCGATGCATCTTCTATGTCGGCTTGCATGTTCACTCTTTTGATGTATGCCTTTGAGTTTTGGCTGAATTTGTCAATTATTTTATGTAATTGTGCCATAACAAGAACAGGAAAAATCATTTTGAAAGTTCAGCCGTGTGaccctttgtttttttcttaccctGTCATCTTTTTAAACAATTAGCTAAGGTTTCTATGCTATTGAGTAGAATTGTTATTGGCTCCACAGatatgaaatgtattttttcttttaagccactgaaataaatacaaataacacCTGTACGTGTGCATTTACGGAGAAACGTGGTCCCTAGTAACCAAGCCATTCAATGAATGTGCTAAATATTGAAtcaatatggatttttttttaaccattcagcaaaatgtgctgcccacaaTTCTGAACAGTAATCATTCAGCAATCGACTTGTAGTGTAATTTTATACTTTAAATAGATACTTTTCCTGCAAAGCTTCTGTTCTACATCAGTATTCCGAAGTCTTGTGATTCATTTTCTTGTCTCTATAGCTTTTTGATTTTTGCATTCATCAAAGTGGTATAGTCATTTTGCATGTATCTTATTGTCACGATTATTGACTGATCCACTTTCAATTATTAAACAATAAAAAGTTTTGGATTTTCTTAACTGTGTATTTGGTTTAGTAAATCTCATTGTAAttcaaacacatatatatgagtgtgtatatgtatatacatcaacctcAGGGTTGAGAGGCAAACACTACCACGGAGCCACGCCACTTGTAATTACATACATATTTAAGTCATTCAATAaacatttaattaaaatatCCATTTCGTTATTGGTGCATTTATTTAATTCTACatttaaatgaaaaacaaaacatttcatggcgtattcattatttaattttggtCCTCCATAACTCTTAAGCATTCACATAAGCTGACATAATGTTGTGTACTGGATCCAAATGCAAGGATTGTATCTGGTAATTTAAAAATGAACTGCTGATCTGTTGTCCCATACTCATCTTTCAttcatcattcattca encodes the following:
- the LOC125983982 gene encoding chromobox protein homolog 1, translated to MEEEKEQEQQQPPPVVPETPTATTEAIAAPEEEEEEEYVVEKVLDRRVMKGKVEFLLKWKGFSNEDNTWEPEDNLDCPDLIAEFMRKYKEKEEKKKDGKRKVTGEAVGGPEDKGSKKKKEEGEKVRGFGRGLQPERIIGATDSSGELMFLMKWKNSDEADLVPAKEANITCPQVVISFYEERLTWHSYPAEEEDKKEEEKKD